In Arthrobacter sp. MN05-02, one genomic interval encodes:
- a CDS encoding heat-shock protein Hsp20, which yields MAMKFDPFRELDRVAGALLENRPGLRLMPMDLYREKDHYILSADLPGIDPGSVDIDVDGQLLTIRAERTLRGAEGVKWLTRERESGSFLRQLNLGQGVDTEGISARYENGVLNVMIPVSARAKPRKIEIVSGESSTPVESTAVESTASDQKHQGAVEA from the coding sequence GTGGCCATGAAGTTCGATCCATTCCGCGAGCTGGACCGCGTTGCCGGCGCCCTGCTGGAGAACCGTCCCGGACTGCGCCTGATGCCGATGGACCTCTACCGCGAGAAGGACCACTACATCCTCTCCGCGGACCTTCCGGGCATCGACCCCGGATCGGTCGACATCGACGTCGACGGCCAGCTCCTGACCATCCGCGCGGAGCGCACGCTGCGCGGCGCCGAGGGCGTGAAGTGGCTGACCCGCGAGCGCGAGAGCGGCTCGTTCCTGCGCCAGCTCAACCTCGGTCAGGGTGTGGACACCGAGGGCATCTCCGCCCGGTACGAGAACGGCGTGCTCAACGTGATGATCCCGGTCAGCGCACGCGCGAAGCCGCGCAAGATCGAGATCGTCAGCGGCGAGTCCTCCACACCGGTCGAGTCCACGGCGGTCGAGTCCACGGCATCCGACCAGAAGCACCAGGGAGCCGTCGAGGCGTAG
- a CDS encoding ANTAR domain-containing protein has protein sequence MQDSFNSSTPDPSEPAPAGSVNSGLGAQLHQAAADSGDIVDFLDYLTKIAVDVLTEPGRDVFCGVTLLRPKRAGTVASSSDQARQMDEVQYRFDDGPCLTAAREEREVYIADVDDLDADSTYRQAMREQGAVSVLAVPILLPGDTYSALNLYSDRRDAFGAGARRVAQKFAAEASKSLSIAAHIATLVDTGTDLRAAMKNRGTIDTAIGVIMAQNTCSQEQAFSILRRAASTRNMKLHELADSLITSVPADTPGTV, from the coding sequence ATGCAGGACTCGTTCAACAGCAGCACCCCGGATCCTTCGGAGCCAGCTCCGGCGGGCAGCGTGAACTCGGGACTCGGTGCTCAACTGCACCAGGCAGCCGCCGACAGCGGGGACATCGTGGATTTCCTCGATTACCTGACGAAGATCGCCGTCGATGTGCTGACCGAACCCGGCCGTGACGTGTTCTGCGGGGTGACGCTGCTGAGGCCGAAGAGGGCCGGCACCGTTGCCAGCAGCAGCGACCAGGCCCGCCAGATGGATGAGGTCCAATACCGGTTCGATGACGGGCCGTGCCTGACTGCGGCGCGGGAGGAGCGGGAAGTCTACATTGCGGACGTGGATGACCTGGACGCGGACTCGACGTACCGGCAGGCGATGAGGGAGCAGGGAGCGGTCTCGGTCCTGGCGGTACCGATCCTTCTTCCCGGGGATACCTACAGTGCTCTGAACCTGTATTCCGACCGGCGCGATGCCTTTGGCGCCGGCGCCCGTCGGGTCGCGCAGAAATTCGCGGCGGAGGCCTCGAAGTCCCTGAGTATCGCCGCGCACATAGCGACCCTCGTCGATACCGGCACCGACCTCCGCGCGGCCATGAAGAACCGGGGCACCATCGACACCGCGATCGGGGTGATCATGGCTCAAAACACGTGCTCCCAGGAACAGGCCTTCTCCATTCTCCGCCGGGCAGCCAGTACCCGGAACATGAAACTGCACGAACTCGCGGACAGCCTCATCACGTCGGTTCCCGCAGATACGCCCGGAACCGTCTGA
- a CDS encoding sodium-independent anion transporter: MAVAETGRAPAITPEQQQSIRDTLRSPRRLKTEVLAGLVVALALIPEAIAFSIIAGVDPRLGLFASFTMAVTIAFVGGRPAMISAATGAVALVIAPLVASHGVDYFIAAVILAGIFQVILGVAGVARLMRFIPRSVMIGFVNALAILIFMSQVPELLGVPWLVYPLVVLGLVIVFGLPKLTKAVPAPLVAIVVLTAITVTAAVAVPTVGDKGELPESLPTLFVPNVPLNLETLQIIFPFALAVAFVGLLESLMTAKLVDDVTDTRSSKSREAWGQGIANIVTGFTGGMGGCAMIGQTMINVKASGARTRISTFLAGAFLLLLVVTLGGIVSLIPMAALVAVMIFVSIVTFDWHSIQPGTLKRMPKSETAVMLATVIVTVWTHNLAIGVGVGVLVAMVAFARRVAHFVTVDRTEEIVDGDRHATYTVDGELFFASSNDLYTQFEYATDPHKVTIDLRGSHLWDASTVAALDAIQEKYRTHGTDVRIVGLNEASTLMRERLGGRLGAGD; encoded by the coding sequence ATGGCCGTCGCAGAAACTGGACGTGCTCCGGCTATCACCCCCGAGCAGCAGCAATCGATTCGGGACACCCTCAGGTCCCCGCGACGGTTGAAGACCGAAGTCCTCGCCGGCCTCGTCGTCGCTCTGGCCCTGATCCCGGAAGCCATCGCCTTCTCGATCATCGCCGGCGTCGATCCGCGGCTCGGGCTCTTCGCGTCCTTCACGATGGCTGTCACCATCGCCTTCGTCGGTGGCAGGCCTGCCATGATCTCCGCTGCCACCGGGGCGGTCGCGCTGGTGATCGCACCCTTGGTGGCATCCCACGGCGTGGACTACTTCATCGCGGCCGTCATCCTCGCCGGGATCTTCCAGGTCATCCTCGGAGTCGCGGGGGTGGCCAGGCTCATGCGCTTCATTCCGCGCTCGGTCATGATCGGTTTCGTCAATGCCCTGGCGATCCTGATCTTCATGTCCCAGGTGCCCGAACTCCTCGGCGTTCCGTGGCTCGTCTATCCTCTCGTGGTCCTGGGCCTGGTCATCGTGTTCGGCCTCCCCAAGCTGACAAAGGCTGTACCTGCGCCGTTGGTCGCCATCGTGGTCCTGACCGCGATCACCGTCACCGCCGCCGTCGCCGTGCCGACGGTGGGCGACAAGGGCGAACTGCCGGAGTCCCTACCGACCCTGTTCGTCCCGAACGTGCCGCTGAACCTCGAGACCCTGCAGATCATCTTCCCGTTCGCCCTGGCCGTGGCCTTCGTCGGTCTGCTCGAGTCCCTGATGACCGCCAAGCTCGTCGACGATGTCACCGACACCCGCTCCTCCAAGAGCCGGGAGGCATGGGGCCAGGGAATCGCGAACATCGTCACCGGCTTCACCGGCGGCATGGGTGGCTGCGCGATGATCGGCCAGACCATGATCAACGTGAAGGCCTCCGGGGCCCGCACCCGCATCTCCACCTTCCTCGCCGGGGCCTTCCTGCTCCTCCTGGTCGTCACCCTCGGCGGCATCGTCTCCCTGATCCCCATGGCAGCCCTGGTTGCCGTGATGATCTTCGTCTCGATCGTCACCTTCGACTGGCACAGCATCCAGCCGGGCACCCTCAAGCGCATGCCCAAGAGCGAGACTGCCGTCATGCTCGCCACCGTCATCGTCACCGTCTGGACCCACAACCTCGCCATCGGCGTCGGGGTCGGAGTCCTCGTCGCCATGGTCGCCTTCGCCCGCCGCGTCGCTCATTTCGTCACCGTCGACCGCACCGAAGAGATTGTGGACGGCGACCGCCATGCCACGTACACGGTGGACGGTGAACTGTTCTTCGCCTCCTCCAATGACCTCTACACCCAGTTCGAGTACGCCACCGACCCCCACAAGGTGACCATCGACCTGCGCGGATCGCACCTCTGGGACGCCTCCACCGTCGCCGCGCTCGACGCCATCCAGGAGAAATACCGCACTCACGGCACTGACGTGAGAATCGTCGGACTCAACGAAGCCTCCACCCTGATGCGCGAACGCCTCGGCGGGAGACTCGGCGCCGGCGACTAG
- a CDS encoding membrane protein has product MPLRPAAGLWLAIVSAATFGVSGPFAKSLLEIGWSPGAAVGLRIGGAAVVLLVPVLIAMRGRWTTLRGNALTIVIYGTTAIALCQLFYFNAVQRMSVGVSLLLEYLAPVLIVGFLWLRSRKAPQVLTIAGSVTAVLGLLLVLDLTGDARLDPVGVLFGLAAAVCLVVFFLMSARVDESLPPLVMAGGGMVVAAGTIAVLGLTNIMPFRFVFADVSLAGATYSWIVPVAVLVLVATVAAYVTGILAAQRLGSKVASFVALTEVMFAVLAAWLILGELPGPLQLLGGLLIVAGVVCVRLDELRSTDAATAALLDQPNPVEPLPRA; this is encoded by the coding sequence GTGCCCCTGCGCCCCGCCGCCGGCCTCTGGCTGGCGATCGTCTCCGCCGCGACGTTCGGCGTCTCGGGACCGTTCGCCAAGTCTCTCCTCGAGATCGGCTGGAGCCCCGGCGCCGCCGTCGGTCTCCGTATCGGGGGCGCCGCCGTCGTGCTCCTCGTCCCGGTGCTGATCGCCATGCGTGGCCGCTGGACGACGCTGCGCGGCAACGCGCTGACGATCGTCATCTACGGGACCACGGCGATCGCCCTGTGCCAACTGTTCTACTTCAATGCCGTGCAGCGCATGTCCGTCGGGGTGTCGCTGCTGCTCGAGTACCTGGCACCCGTGCTGATCGTCGGCTTCCTGTGGCTGCGCTCGCGGAAGGCGCCGCAGGTGCTCACGATCGCCGGTTCCGTCACGGCCGTCCTCGGGCTGCTGCTCGTCCTGGACCTCACGGGTGACGCCCGGCTGGATCCCGTGGGCGTGCTCTTCGGTCTCGCCGCGGCCGTGTGCCTCGTGGTGTTCTTCCTCATGTCCGCGAGGGTGGACGAATCACTCCCGCCGCTCGTGATGGCCGGCGGCGGGATGGTGGTCGCGGCGGGAACCATCGCGGTCCTCGGCCTGACGAACATCATGCCGTTCCGGTTCGTGTTCGCGGACGTCTCACTGGCCGGAGCGACCTACAGCTGGATCGTGCCGGTCGCCGTGCTCGTCCTCGTGGCGACGGTGGCCGCCTACGTGACCGGGATCCTCGCCGCGCAACGCCTCGGGTCCAAGGTGGCGAGCTTCGTGGCGCTGACCGAGGTGATGTTCGCGGTGCTCGCCGCGTGGCTGATCCTCGGTGAGCTGCCCGGACCCCTCCAGCTGCTCGGCGGGCTCCTGATCGTGGCCGGCGTGGTGTGCGTGCGCCTGGACGAGCTGCGGAGCACGGACGCAGCAACGGCCGCCCTGCTCGACCAGCCCAACCCCGTGGAGCCCTTGCCGCGGGCATGA
- a CDS encoding CsbD family protein yields MGLDDKISNAAQKLGGQGKEAAGNATGDESLKAEGQGDQAKGDLKQAGEKIKDVFKQD; encoded by the coding sequence ATGGGACTGGACGACAAGATCAGCAACGCCGCGCAGAAGCTGGGCGGGCAGGGCAAGGAAGCTGCCGGCAACGCCACCGGCGACGAGAGCCTGAAAGCTGAAGGCCAGGGCGATCAGGCCAAGGGCGACCTCAAACAGGCCGGCGAGAAGATCAAGGACGTCTTCAAGCAGGACTGA
- a CDS encoding MarR family transcriptional regulator translates to MDSSTGRFLGPADNLPTIDLVRRMSIFVAGLEKEHAEQAGLNVTATRALALIVEADAGVEAFNPRALADVLDMSTASMTAITDRLEGAGLVERRPNVADRRRICLHPTQQGSSLHHRLRHELKTAVDTGLAALTSPEHRAFRKGLTALARL, encoded by the coding sequence ATGGACTCCAGTACCGGGCGCTTCCTCGGCCCTGCGGACAACTTGCCGACGATCGATCTGGTGCGGCGCATGTCGATCTTCGTGGCTGGTCTGGAGAAGGAACACGCTGAACAGGCCGGCCTGAACGTGACCGCGACCCGCGCTCTGGCCCTCATCGTCGAAGCAGACGCCGGCGTCGAGGCTTTCAACCCGCGGGCCCTCGCCGATGTGCTCGACATGTCCACGGCCAGCATGACTGCGATCACCGACCGGCTGGAGGGCGCCGGCCTTGTCGAACGCCGCCCCAACGTCGCCGACCGACGTCGGATCTGCTTGCATCCCACCCAGCAAGGCAGCTCCTTGCACCACCGGCTCCGGCACGAACTCAAAACTGCTGTCGATACAGGGCTGGCCGCACTGACCAGCCCGGAGCACCGCGCGTTCCGCAAAGGCCTGACCGCCCTCGCCCGCCTGTGA